Proteins co-encoded in one Gossypium arboreum isolate Shixiya-1 chromosome 11, ASM2569848v2, whole genome shotgun sequence genomic window:
- the LOC108473960 gene encoding CDPK-related kinase 5 isoform X2 encodes MTTAIAIEDVRREVKILRALSGHNNLVQFYDAYEDHDNVYIVMELCEGGELLDRILSRGGKYTEDDAKDVMIQILNVVSFCHLQGVVHRDLKPENFLFTSKDENSQLKAIDFGLSDFVKPDERLNDIVGSAYYVAPEVLHRSYSTEADVWSIGVIAYILLCGSRPFWARTESGIFRAVLKADPSFDEAPWPALSSEARDFVKRLLNKDPRKRLTAAQALSHPWIKNYNDVKVPLDILIFKLMKAYLRSSSLRKAALRVLSKTLTVDELFYLKEQFALLEPNKNGTISLENIKVALMRNATDAMKESRIPEFLASLSALQYRRMDFDEFCAAALSVHQLEALDRWEQHARCAYELFEKDGNRAIVIDELASELGLSPSVPVHAVLHDWIRHTDGKLSFLGFIKLLHGVSSRTFAKAQ; translated from the exons ATGACTACAGCGATCGCCATTGAGGATGTTAGAAGGGAGGTAAAGATATTGAGAGCTCTGTCTGGACATAACAATCTAGTACAATTCTATGATGCCTACGAGGACCACGATAATGTATATATAGTAATGGA ATTATGTGAAGGAGGCGAACTCTTGGACAGAATTCTTTCAAG GGGTGGAAAATACACTGAGGATGATGCAAAAGATGTGATGATTCAGATACTTAATGTAGTTTCCTTTTGCCATCTGCAGGGTGTTGTGCACCGCGATCTTAAACCTGAG AATTTCTTGTTTACATCAAAGGATGAAAATTCACAATTGAAGGCCATAGATTTTGGCTTGTCAGATTTTGTGAAACCAG ATGAAAGGCTTAATGACATCGTTGGTAGTGCATACTATGTAGCACCAGAAGTTCTACATAGGTCTTACAGTACAGAAGCAGACGTCTGGAGTATAGGTGTGATTGCATATATTTTGTTGTGTGGTAGTCGGCCATTTTGGGCCCGAACAGAGTCTGGGATTTTTCGGGCTGTTCTAAAAGCTGATCCAAGTTTTGATGAAGCACCCTGGCCAGCTCTATCTTCTGAGGCAAGGGATTTTGTGAAACGCTTACTGAACAAGGACCCAAGGAAAAGACTGACTGCAGCCCAAGCCTTGA GTCATCCCTGGATAAAAAATTATAACGATGTGAAAGTACCCTTGGATATACTTATATTCAAACTCATGAAGGCTTACCTGCGCTCTTCATCTCTTCGGAAAGCTGCATTAAGG GTACTGTCTAAAACTTTGACTGTGGATGAGCTATTTTACTTGAAGGAGCAGTTTGCACTATTGGAACCAAACAAAAATGGAACTATAAGCTTGGAAAATATTAAAGTG GCCCTGATGAGAAATGCAACAGATGCTATGAAGGAGTCTCGCATCCCTGAATTTCTAGCATCC CTAAGCGCACTTCAATACAGAAGGATGGACTTCGATGAATTCTGTGCAGCTGCATTAAGTGTTCATCAGCTGGAGGCACTTGATCGATGGGAACAACATGCTCGTTGTGCTTATGAGCTTTTTGAGAAGGATGGAAATAGAGCCATTGTCATTGATGAGTTAGCTTCG GAACTCGGACTGAGCCCATCCGTGCCTGTCCATGCTGTCCTCCATGACTGGATTCGGCATACTGATGGGAAGCTAAGTTTTCTTGGATTCATTAAATTATTGCACGGTGTATCTAGCCGAACCTTTGCAAAAGCTCAATAG
- the LOC108473960 gene encoding CDPK-related kinase 5 isoform X1 — MGLCTSKPSPNPSFPPDSRNTPIHPRNKDIHHKSNSVPASPLPDVVNGNHNHNLDQAKGTEEKESSNSNNEGKKSPFFPFYSPSPAHYLFSKKSPARSSANSTPKRFFRKPFPPPSPAKHIRAVLARRHGSVKPNESAIPEGSEADGDGAAGATVAVLDKSFGFSKHFGSKYELGEEVGRGHFGYTCAAKFKKGELKGQQVAVKVIPKAKMTTAIAIEDVRREVKILRALSGHNNLVQFYDAYEDHDNVYIVMELCEGGELLDRILSRGGKYTEDDAKDVMIQILNVVSFCHLQGVVHRDLKPENFLFTSKDENSQLKAIDFGLSDFVKPDERLNDIVGSAYYVAPEVLHRSYSTEADVWSIGVIAYILLCGSRPFWARTESGIFRAVLKADPSFDEAPWPALSSEARDFVKRLLNKDPRKRLTAAQALSHPWIKNYNDVKVPLDILIFKLMKAYLRSSSLRKAALRVLSKTLTVDELFYLKEQFALLEPNKNGTISLENIKVALMRNATDAMKESRIPEFLASLSALQYRRMDFDEFCAAALSVHQLEALDRWEQHARCAYELFEKDGNRAIVIDELASELGLSPSVPVHAVLHDWIRHTDGKLSFLGFIKLLHGVSSRTFAKAQ; from the exons ATGGGTCTTTGCACTTCCAAACCATCCCCAAACCCTTCTTTTCCTCCTGATTCAAGGAATACTCCTATCCATCCCCGGAATAAAGATATCCACCATAAGTCTAACTCGGTTCCAGCTTCGCCTTTGCCTGATGTAGTAAATGGTAACCACAACCACAACTTAGATCAAGCTAAAGGAACAGAAGAAAAGGAAAGTTCGAATTCCAACAATGAAGGTAAGAAGTCGCCCTTTTTTCCGTTTTATAGTCCTAGTCCAGCTCACTACTTGTTCTCCAAGAAGTCTCCAGCGAGATCTTCGGCCAATTCCACTCCGAAACGGTTTTTCAGGAAGCCGTTCCCTCCGCCTTCTCCGGCCAAGCATATTAGGGCAGTTCTTGCTCGACGGCACGGGTCTGTGAAGCCGAATGAGTCCGCCATACCGGAAGGAAGTGAGGCGGACGGTGATGGTGCGGCGGGAGCCACCGTTGCTGTACTGGATAAGAGCTTCGGCTTTTCGAAGCATTTTGGGAGCAAGTATGAGCTTGGAGAAGAGGTAGGGAGAGGCCATTTCGGTTACACTTGTGCGGCGAAGTTTAAGAAAGGAGAGCTTAAAGGGCAGCAAGTTGCCGTTAAAGTGATACCTAAAGCGAag ATGACTACAGCGATCGCCATTGAGGATGTTAGAAGGGAGGTAAAGATATTGAGAGCTCTGTCTGGACATAACAATCTAGTACAATTCTATGATGCCTACGAGGACCACGATAATGTATATATAGTAATGGA ATTATGTGAAGGAGGCGAACTCTTGGACAGAATTCTTTCAAG GGGTGGAAAATACACTGAGGATGATGCAAAAGATGTGATGATTCAGATACTTAATGTAGTTTCCTTTTGCCATCTGCAGGGTGTTGTGCACCGCGATCTTAAACCTGAG AATTTCTTGTTTACATCAAAGGATGAAAATTCACAATTGAAGGCCATAGATTTTGGCTTGTCAGATTTTGTGAAACCAG ATGAAAGGCTTAATGACATCGTTGGTAGTGCATACTATGTAGCACCAGAAGTTCTACATAGGTCTTACAGTACAGAAGCAGACGTCTGGAGTATAGGTGTGATTGCATATATTTTGTTGTGTGGTAGTCGGCCATTTTGGGCCCGAACAGAGTCTGGGATTTTTCGGGCTGTTCTAAAAGCTGATCCAAGTTTTGATGAAGCACCCTGGCCAGCTCTATCTTCTGAGGCAAGGGATTTTGTGAAACGCTTACTGAACAAGGACCCAAGGAAAAGACTGACTGCAGCCCAAGCCTTGA GTCATCCCTGGATAAAAAATTATAACGATGTGAAAGTACCCTTGGATATACTTATATTCAAACTCATGAAGGCTTACCTGCGCTCTTCATCTCTTCGGAAAGCTGCATTAAGG GTACTGTCTAAAACTTTGACTGTGGATGAGCTATTTTACTTGAAGGAGCAGTTTGCACTATTGGAACCAAACAAAAATGGAACTATAAGCTTGGAAAATATTAAAGTG GCCCTGATGAGAAATGCAACAGATGCTATGAAGGAGTCTCGCATCCCTGAATTTCTAGCATCC CTAAGCGCACTTCAATACAGAAGGATGGACTTCGATGAATTCTGTGCAGCTGCATTAAGTGTTCATCAGCTGGAGGCACTTGATCGATGGGAACAACATGCTCGTTGTGCTTATGAGCTTTTTGAGAAGGATGGAAATAGAGCCATTGTCATTGATGAGTTAGCTTCG GAACTCGGACTGAGCCCATCCGTGCCTGTCCATGCTGTCCTCCATGACTGGATTCGGCATACTGATGGGAAGCTAAGTTTTCTTGGATTCATTAAATTATTGCACGGTGTATCTAGCCGAACCTTTGCAAAAGCTCAATAG